Proteins encoded within one genomic window of Variovorax sp. OAS795:
- a CDS encoding PIN domain-containing protein, producing MDIFHVIIDTSILSRAHFKTGNFERLLRRVQQGVLRLYIPQIVIEERRTRLLFEYSKLAEQAKAAQRQMQRDHLAMLLEGLPAPECIFPTRDEVDRNSRSVFHQYLADNRVEVLTFSFDHASRAVERYMHGAPPFKPAEDRTVERKHIPDSWILEAALEVKVRPGRHCVLVDDERFEWALKSVEFEVFKDIDALDAEVEAATAVVPVRGAAPGELADAAGREPAPLEKLRGEAFKNVDVIVFGMNEALGNPGKEKLFATLESLGIERAIAEHEARTLVLSGILTDTGSHLIPTNAELASRAAADQIVRDLLMGMI from the coding sequence ATGGACATCTTCCACGTCATCATCGACACCAGCATTCTGAGCCGGGCGCATTTCAAGACCGGAAACTTCGAGCGGCTTCTGCGGCGCGTCCAGCAGGGAGTCCTCAGGCTTTATATCCCGCAGATAGTCATCGAAGAACGGCGCACGCGACTGCTCTTCGAGTACAGCAAGCTCGCAGAGCAGGCAAAGGCGGCGCAGCGACAGATGCAGCGCGACCATCTGGCAATGCTCCTCGAAGGCCTACCGGCGCCTGAATGCATATTCCCTACACGCGACGAAGTGGACCGCAACTCGCGTTCCGTGTTCCATCAGTACCTGGCCGACAATCGAGTCGAAGTGCTGACGTTCTCTTTCGACCATGCCTCGCGAGCGGTGGAGCGGTACATGCACGGAGCACCACCGTTCAAGCCGGCCGAGGATCGCACCGTCGAGCGCAAGCACATTCCCGACTCGTGGATCTTGGAGGCGGCCCTTGAGGTCAAGGTGAGGCCTGGCCGCCACTGCGTGCTTGTCGACGACGAGCGGTTCGAGTGGGCATTGAAGAGCGTCGAGTTCGAGGTCTTCAAGGACATCGACGCGCTGGACGCAGAGGTCGAGGCAGCCACGGCCGTCGTGCCCGTCCGCGGCGCCGCGCCGGGCGAGCTGGCCGACGCGGCCGGCAGGGAACCGGCGCCGCTGGAGAAGCTCCGAGGCGAGGCGTTCAAGAACGTGGACGTCATCGTCTTCGGCATGAACGAGGCGCTGGGCAACCCGGGCAAGGAAAAACTCTTCGCGACTTTGGAGAGCCTTGGGATTGAGCGGGCCATCGCTGAGCACGAGGCCAGGACACTGGTTCTGTCCGGCATCCTGACCGACACAGGCAGTCACCTGATCCCGACGAACGCCGAACTAGCCAGCCGCGCGGCCGCCGACCAGATCGTGCGGGACCTGCTGATGGGAATGATCTGA
- a CDS encoding DUF2513 domain-containing protein: MKRDWDTIRSVLEEIEGLGEQQFQGAQYAYGQDTPPDETERVRHLLLLRDAGFIQGVRFDSLGGPGIACPELTWEGHELLDIIRSKTVWTKVKSMAKDKGLELSLDAVKALGKVALDQVIGGIA; the protein is encoded by the coding sequence ATGAAACGCGACTGGGACACCATCCGCTCCGTCCTCGAAGAGATTGAGGGCTTGGGCGAGCAGCAATTCCAGGGAGCTCAATACGCCTACGGCCAAGATACGCCGCCCGACGAGACCGAGAGGGTGCGGCACTTGCTCCTGCTGCGCGATGCTGGCTTCATCCAGGGCGTCCGCTTCGACTCCCTGGGCGGGCCGGGCATTGCATGTCCCGAGTTGACTTGGGAGGGGCACGAGCTTCTGGACATCATCCGATCCAAGACGGTCTGGACCAAGGTCAAGTCGATGGCCAAGGACAAGGGGCTGGAGCTGTCGCTGGATGCCGTGAAGGCCCTGGGCAAGGTGGCGCTTGACCAGGTGATCGGCGGGATCGCGTAG